One window of Enterobacter sp. RHBSTW-00175 genomic DNA carries:
- a CDS encoding putative FMN-dependent luciferase-like monooxygenase: MTRKRLGFFTRLLDDATPKERYRLATEQIQHAERHGFDSAWIAQHHFHEHEGGLPSPLLFLAHVAAHTRNIRLGTAIITLPMENPLRVAEDAAVLDLLANGRLEVGFGSGGTPTSFLPFGLTFEERSAVFAEHLHVIQSAWGGDSLTHPDNHLYPPSPQLNQRVWIATFSVEGAIRAAQAGHGLMLSRTQPRPADRLDLTLDEIQNPIIDAYLDALPAGVAPRILASRTAFVADSDDYALAVATPGLTKQAQQHRATGYQVTGDSVADYRRQFDAHIGAPETVLASLQADSVLARATDISFQVHSVEPSHPDTLRSIELIAAHIAPHIL, encoded by the coding sequence ATGACGCGAAAACGCCTGGGATTTTTCACCCGCCTGCTGGATGACGCCACGCCGAAAGAACGTTACCGCCTGGCAACAGAACAAATACAGCACGCGGAGCGCCACGGTTTCGACAGCGCCTGGATTGCGCAGCACCACTTTCATGAGCACGAAGGCGGGCTGCCCTCTCCGCTGTTATTCCTGGCACATGTGGCGGCGCATACGCGCAACATTCGTCTGGGAACCGCCATCATCACGCTGCCGATGGAAAACCCGCTGCGAGTAGCGGAAGATGCCGCCGTGCTGGATCTGCTGGCGAATGGCCGCCTGGAAGTGGGCTTTGGCTCCGGGGGTACACCCACCTCATTCCTGCCGTTTGGCCTGACGTTCGAGGAACGTTCCGCCGTGTTTGCTGAACATCTGCATGTTATCCAGAGCGCCTGGGGCGGGGATTCGCTCACCCATCCCGACAACCATCTTTATCCACCCTCCCCACAGCTCAACCAGCGGGTATGGATTGCGACCTTTTCGGTGGAAGGAGCCATACGCGCGGCACAGGCCGGGCACGGTCTGATGCTCTCACGCACGCAACCCCGCCCGGCAGACAGGCTGGATTTAACGCTGGATGAAATCCAGAACCCTATTATTGATGCCTATCTGGATGCCCTGCCTGCGGGCGTCGCGCCACGTATTCTGGCCTCGCGTACGGCATTCGTCGCCGACAGCGATGACTATGCGCTAGCGGTGGCAACCCCCGGGCTGACAAAACAGGCTCAGCAGCATCGCGCGACCGGGTATCAGGTAACAGGCGATAGCGTGGCGGATTATCGCCGTCAGTTTGACGCCCATATTGGCGCGCCTGAAACCGTTCTCGCCTCGCTGCAAGCCGATTCCGTCCTGGCGCGCGCGACGGATATTTCATTCCAGGTGCATTCGGTGGAACCCTCGCACCCGGATACCCTGCGTTCGATTGAATTGATTGCAGCACATATCGCCCCCCACATTCTTTGA
- a CDS encoding ABC transporter ATP-binding protein has protein sequence MTVLSVENLSLSYRTGRQWREVVHNVSFSLKRGEMLAFVGESGSGKTTTAQAIIGLLADNARRDGGSILLNGEEISLWSAKRLDALRGTRISLVPQDPGNSLNPVQTIGAQVGEIIQIHQKITAAQRDEQVLALLTKVGLSHPQQRMKQYPHQLSGGMKQRVLIAIAIALRPDVIIADEPTSALDVTVQKRILDLLDVLRRESGTAVLFVTHDLALAAQRADRLLVFRHGEVQEHGATADIVRAPQHAYTRQLLSDLLGQRLTIAPVSGLPLASPAIRAQGISKQFSLGKGHQLQALDQVSFDVTRGSTHALVGESGSGKTTLARILLGFEQADSGRVVIDDIDATTLSNEARRQLRQKIQFVYQNPFASLDPRQTLFEIIEEPLKNFACLSKTERKTRVENVARRVALPAELLSRTARELSGGQRQRVAIARALILEPTILVLDEATSALDVTVQAQILALLQQLQQQLGLTYLFITHDLSTVRRIAHSVTVLRSGQVVEHGAVEALFATPQNSYTRELIDAIPHFSPVTEEFA, from the coding sequence ATGACCGTTCTCAGCGTGGAAAACCTCAGCCTCAGCTACCGCACCGGCCGCCAGTGGCGGGAAGTGGTCCATAACGTCAGCTTTAGCTTAAAACGGGGAGAAATGCTGGCGTTTGTAGGCGAGTCGGGGTCGGGCAAAACCACGACCGCACAGGCGATTATTGGCCTGTTGGCAGACAACGCCCGCCGCGATGGCGGTAGCATTCTGCTTAATGGTGAAGAGATCAGCCTCTGGTCTGCTAAACGGCTCGATGCCCTGCGCGGCACGCGGATTAGCCTTGTCCCGCAAGACCCCGGTAACTCACTGAACCCGGTTCAGACTATCGGCGCGCAGGTGGGGGAAATTATTCAGATCCATCAAAAAATCACTGCCGCCCAGCGGGATGAACAGGTGTTAGCCCTGTTAACCAAAGTGGGGTTAAGCCACCCGCAACAACGCATGAAACAGTACCCGCATCAACTTTCCGGGGGAATGAAGCAACGCGTTCTGATTGCCATCGCCATTGCCCTGCGCCCCGATGTGATCATCGCCGATGAACCGACCAGTGCGCTGGACGTCACGGTACAAAAGCGCATTCTTGATTTACTGGATGTGCTGCGTCGCGAGTCCGGTACGGCGGTGCTGTTTGTCACGCACGACCTGGCGCTTGCCGCACAGCGCGCCGACAGACTGCTGGTGTTCCGTCACGGAGAGGTGCAGGAGCACGGTGCCACAGCAGATATCGTGCGTGCACCGCAGCACGCCTACACTCGCCAGCTGTTAAGCGATCTCCTGGGACAACGGCTGACCATTGCCCCGGTGTCAGGTTTACCGCTGGCGTCGCCAGCCATACGCGCGCAGGGGATCAGCAAACAATTTTCGCTGGGTAAAGGTCATCAGCTTCAGGCCCTGGATCAGGTTAGTTTCGACGTGACGCGCGGCAGTACGCACGCCCTGGTGGGCGAATCGGGTTCCGGGAAAACCACCCTCGCCCGCATTTTACTGGGATTCGAACAAGCCGACAGCGGTCGCGTGGTGATTGACGATATCGACGCCACCACCTTAAGCAATGAGGCGCGCCGCCAGCTGCGACAGAAAATCCAGTTTGTGTACCAGAATCCGTTTGCTTCACTGGATCCGCGGCAAACCCTTTTTGAGATAATCGAAGAACCACTGAAAAACTTTGCCTGCCTCAGCAAAACGGAACGCAAGACGCGCGTCGAGAACGTTGCCCGGCGTGTCGCGTTGCCCGCAGAGCTTCTGAGCCGGACGGCACGCGAACTGTCCGGCGGGCAGCGTCAGCGCGTAGCCATTGCGCGGGCACTGATCCTTGAACCGACCATCCTGGTGCTGGACGAAGCCACCTCGGCGCTGGATGTCACGGTACAGGCGCAAATCCTGGCCCTGCTTCAGCAGTTACAGCAACAGCTGGGGCTGACCTATCTCTTTATCACTCACGATCTGTCGACCGTTCGCCGCATTGCGCACAGCGTGACGGTGCTGCGTAGCGGCCAGGTTGTAGAGCATGGCGCGGTAGAAGCGCTGTTTGCCACACCGCAGAATAGCTACACCCGTGAACTGATTGACGCCATTCCCCATTTTTCACCCGTTACGGAGGAGTTCGCATGA
- a CDS encoding ABC transporter permease: MSHALLRRSGHGLLVLWAAFTLSFVLLQVLPGDAVLIKFQNPDLGLSPAQIQEMRVAYGADSPLWQQYGHTLFAMLRGDFGYSLQAGVPVSELITSNLPDTLSLALPAFALAVLLAFALAFASRLPGLRWLSNTIQSLPVLFISLPTFWLGIALIQLFSFQLKWIPVINPTPLQGLILPIVTVAIPISAPLAQILMRSLDQVASQPFVAVARAKGLSETAVLWRHVTGNALLPVLNIAGLLLGELIAGALITETVFGRSGLGQLTQQAVNNQDIAVLQAVVMISALGFVLINLLVDLLMPLFDPRLQTVTGGAQ; this comes from the coding sequence ATGAGCCACGCACTGCTTCGACGTTCAGGCCATGGGCTGCTGGTGTTATGGGCCGCCTTTACCCTGTCGTTCGTGCTGCTTCAGGTGCTGCCGGGTGATGCGGTGCTGATCAAATTTCAGAACCCTGATCTTGGTTTAAGCCCGGCGCAAATTCAGGAGATGCGCGTGGCTTACGGGGCAGACAGCCCACTGTGGCAGCAGTATGGCCATACGCTGTTTGCCATGTTACGCGGAGATTTCGGCTACTCGCTCCAGGCGGGTGTCCCGGTCAGCGAGCTGATTACCAGCAATCTGCCGGATACCCTGAGCCTGGCGCTCCCGGCGTTTGCGCTAGCGGTGTTGCTGGCTTTCGCACTGGCTTTTGCTTCGCGCCTGCCGGGTTTGCGCTGGCTCAGCAATACCATTCAGTCTTTGCCGGTGCTGTTTATCTCTCTGCCGACATTCTGGCTGGGTATCGCCTTAATCCAGCTCTTTTCGTTCCAGTTGAAGTGGATACCGGTCATTAACCCAACGCCCCTGCAAGGCCTGATCCTGCCGATCGTGACCGTCGCCATTCCGATCTCCGCCCCACTGGCACAGATTTTAATGCGCAGCCTGGACCAGGTGGCATCCCAGCCTTTTGTGGCCGTAGCGCGTGCCAAAGGCCTGAGCGAAACCGCCGTTCTGTGGCGCCACGTCACGGGTAACGCCCTGCTACCGGTGCTGAATATTGCCGGTTTACTGCTGGGCGAACTGATTGCCGGGGCGCTTATCACTGAAACCGTCTTCGGGCGCAGCGGCCTGGGCCAGCTGACCCAGCAGGCGGTGAATAACCAGGATATTGCCGTGCTCCAGGCGGTGGTGATGATTTCAGCCCTGGGGTTTGTCCTGATTAACCTGCTGGTGGATCTGCTGATGCCGCTGTTCGATCCTCGCCTGCAAACCGTCACCGGAGGTGCCCAATGA
- a CDS encoding alkylhydroperoxidase domain protein, translating to MALSQDILAELAEIAPGSALAQARATRDAATRHAQGSYETLFSQQDTAFPLDERFAVAAKVAKWHNADALAAHYAGFGLADPTSARLTPALNFARLLTFSPVEATPSTLKTLTQAGWSKESIVTLAQLIAFVSFQSRLITGLRLLNDKPVTASDTPAVAGIWHTTNTTATGKAAPVAFTQAELGWEPWIAAKPLADFTDDEVAILAKFGHTDSDYFRLLGRNLPVLEQRTLTDKGIFYTSGGLPRAERELAATVTSKVNGCIYCASVHARKASQLSKDDNAVEALLAIRPGQSLSEGQSARWQAEIEFAAALSVTPPAVTPHHLAALEKQSLDTLEQLDLIQSAAFFAWANRLMLTLGEPWLS from the coding sequence ATGGCATTAAGTCAGGATATTCTCGCCGAACTGGCAGAGATCGCCCCAGGTTCCGCTCTGGCGCAGGCCCGCGCCACGCGTGATGCCGCAACGCGTCATGCCCAGGGGAGTTACGAAACGTTGTTCAGCCAGCAGGACACGGCATTTCCGCTGGATGAACGTTTTGCCGTGGCGGCAAAAGTCGCGAAATGGCATAACGCAGACGCACTTGCGGCGCACTACGCCGGATTTGGGCTGGCTGACCCGACCTCTGCGCGTCTGACTCCGGCCCTTAATTTCGCCCGTTTGTTGACCTTTTCTCCGGTAGAAGCCACCCCGTCGACCCTGAAAACACTCACTCAGGCAGGCTGGAGCAAAGAAAGCATTGTGACGCTGGCGCAGCTTATCGCGTTTGTCAGCTTCCAGAGCCGGCTTATTACCGGGCTACGTTTGCTGAACGATAAACCGGTAACAGCCAGTGATACACCGGCTGTGGCGGGCATCTGGCACACAACAAACACCACCGCAACGGGCAAAGCCGCGCCAGTGGCCTTCACCCAGGCGGAACTCGGCTGGGAGCCGTGGATTGCGGCAAAACCGCTGGCCGATTTTACCGACGATGAGGTGGCAATCCTCGCGAAGTTTGGCCACACCGACTCTGACTATTTCCGCCTGCTGGGGCGCAATTTGCCGGTACTGGAACAACGCACACTCACGGATAAAGGGATTTTTTATACGTCGGGCGGCCTTCCCCGCGCCGAACGCGAGCTTGCGGCAACGGTCACCAGCAAGGTTAACGGCTGCATTTACTGCGCATCTGTCCATGCGCGTAAAGCCAGTCAGTTATCTAAGGATGACAACGCCGTTGAAGCGCTGCTGGCCATCCGCCCCGGACAGTCGCTGAGTGAAGGGCAGTCTGCGCGCTGGCAGGCGGAAATTGAATTTGCGGCGGCGCTGTCCGTCACGCCACCGGCTGTGACGCCACATCACCTTGCGGCACTGGAAAAACAGTCGCTGGATACGCTGGAACAACTCGATTTGATTCAGTCTGCCGCCTTCTTCGCCTGGGCCAACCGGTTGATGTTGACCCTGGGCGAACCCTGGCTGTCCTGA
- a CDS encoding GFA family protein, with protein MHIFKGRCLCGMSQFSVSLTNFDVYACHCTLCQKWSGGIAMYLEAQGHPLVEDDSIAPSHFSSSPRGERWFCPGCGCPLWFELTSSARYLIPWTLLEMSEDERRRLVLAAEIYTETQPAFWGLTGQYARYSGTEIEAQDKSCLLTP; from the coding sequence ATGCACATATTCAAAGGACGCTGTTTGTGTGGGATGAGTCAGTTCAGTGTGAGTCTCACCAATTTCGACGTGTATGCCTGCCATTGTACGCTGTGCCAGAAATGGTCCGGCGGTATCGCCATGTATCTGGAAGCGCAAGGTCATCCTCTGGTCGAGGACGATTCCATCGCCCCTTCTCATTTTTCGTCCTCCCCGCGTGGTGAACGCTGGTTCTGCCCGGGTTGCGGCTGCCCACTATGGTTTGAGTTAACCTCATCAGCACGCTACTTAATTCCCTGGACGCTGCTGGAGATGAGTGAAGACGAACGTCGTCGCCTGGTGCTGGCCGCCGAAATTTATACCGAAACCCAGCCCGCTTTCTGGGGGCTGACCGGGCAATACGCACGCTATAGCGGGACGGAAATCGAAGCGCAGGATAAAAGCTGTCTGCTCACGCCGTAG
- the ppk2 gene encoding polyphosphate kinase 2, with the protein MVSKKKKASVVVDVVKDAPLKTKEYEKELRRLHVELVKLQQWVVSKGLKVCIVFEGRDGAGKGGTIKAITERVSPRVFRVIALPAPTEKEKSQLYFQRYVPHLPAAGEIVIFDRSWYNRAGVERVMGFCTPEQVEKFLDGTPVMEKAMVDAGIILVKYWLEVTPKEQERRLRDRINDGRKIWKLSPMDIKSFTMWDDYTVARDAMFAATDTAWAPWFVARSEDKKRVRLNIISHLLTQIPYKELHVESVELPKRKIGKVKPTKYPFRYVAERF; encoded by the coding sequence ATGGTCAGTAAAAAAAAGAAAGCCAGTGTCGTTGTTGATGTCGTTAAAGATGCACCTCTCAAAACCAAAGAGTATGAAAAAGAGCTGCGCCGTCTCCATGTTGAGCTGGTTAAGCTCCAGCAATGGGTCGTCAGTAAAGGCTTGAAAGTGTGCATTGTCTTTGAAGGACGTGACGGCGCAGGTAAAGGCGGTACGATTAAAGCGATCACCGAGCGCGTCAGCCCGCGAGTGTTCCGGGTGATTGCTTTACCAGCCCCGACCGAGAAAGAAAAAAGTCAGCTCTACTTCCAGCGTTACGTGCCCCACCTGCCTGCAGCGGGTGAAATAGTTATCTTCGATCGCAGTTGGTACAACCGGGCAGGCGTTGAACGGGTGATGGGCTTTTGCACCCCGGAACAGGTAGAAAAGTTTCTGGATGGCACACCAGTGATGGAAAAAGCGATGGTGGATGCCGGGATCATCCTGGTGAAATACTGGCTGGAGGTGACACCAAAAGAGCAGGAACGCCGTCTGCGCGATCGCATTAACGACGGGCGTAAGATCTGGAAATTATCCCCAATGGACATTAAGTCCTTCACTATGTGGGATGATTATACCGTCGCACGCGATGCCATGTTTGCCGCTACCGACACCGCCTGGGCGCCCTGGTTTGTCGCCCGCTCTGAAGATAAGAAACGTGTTCGCCTGAATATTATTTCTCACCTGCTTACCCAGATCCCATATAAAGAACTGCACGTTGAGTCTGTTGAATTGCCGAAACGTAAAATCGGCAAAGTCAAACCGACAAAATACCCCTTCAGGTATGTCGCGGAACGCTTCTGA
- the ompC gene encoding porin OmpC: MKLKLVAVAVTSMLAAGVVNAAEVYNKDGNKLDLYGKVTGLHYFSDDSSNDGDKTYVRLGFKGETQINDQMSGYGQWEYEFKGNRSESQGSDGNKTRLAFAGLKFNEFGSFDYGRNYGVAYDIGAWTDVLPEFGGDTWTQTDGFMTGRTTGVATYRNTDFFGLVDGLNFAAQYQGKNDNRDITEANGDGWGLSSTYEMNGFGVGATYAKSDRTDDQVRAGRVAGTINAGGENAEVWATGLKYDANNIYLATTYSETRNMTNFGDGYIANKAQNFEVVAQYQFDFGLRPSIAYLKSKGKDIGSYGDQDLVEYVDLGATYYFNKNMSTYVDYKINLVDDNSFTKAAGVSTDNIVALGLTYQF, encoded by the coding sequence ATGAAACTTAAATTAGTTGCAGTGGCAGTGACTTCCATGTTGGCAGCGGGCGTTGTAAACGCGGCTGAAGTTTATAACAAAGACGGTAACAAACTGGATCTGTACGGTAAAGTAACAGGTCTGCACTATTTCTCTGATGATTCCAGCAACGACGGTGACAAAACCTACGTTCGTCTGGGCTTCAAAGGTGAAACTCAGATCAACGACCAGATGAGCGGTTACGGCCAGTGGGAATATGAGTTCAAGGGCAACCGCTCTGAATCTCAGGGTTCTGACGGCAACAAAACCCGTCTGGCATTCGCAGGTCTGAAATTCAACGAATTCGGTTCTTTCGACTACGGTCGTAACTACGGTGTTGCTTACGACATCGGCGCATGGACTGACGTTCTGCCAGAGTTCGGTGGCGATACCTGGACCCAGACTGATGGCTTTATGACTGGCCGTACCACTGGCGTTGCAACCTACCGTAACACCGACTTCTTCGGTCTGGTTGACGGTCTGAACTTCGCTGCTCAGTACCAGGGTAAAAACGACAACCGCGACATCACCGAAGCGAACGGTGACGGCTGGGGTCTGTCTTCTACCTACGAAATGAACGGTTTCGGCGTGGGTGCGACCTATGCGAAATCTGACCGTACTGACGACCAGGTTCGTGCTGGCCGTGTAGCGGGCACCATCAATGCGGGCGGCGAGAACGCAGAAGTGTGGGCAACTGGCCTGAAATACGATGCGAACAACATCTACCTGGCAACCACCTACTCCGAAACTCGCAACATGACCAACTTCGGTGACGGTTATATCGCGAACAAAGCACAGAACTTCGAAGTTGTTGCTCAGTACCAGTTCGATTTCGGTCTGCGTCCATCCATCGCATACCTGAAATCCAAAGGTAAAGACATCGGTTCTTACGGCGACCAGGATCTGGTTGAATACGTAGACCTGGGTGCGACCTACTACTTCAACAAAAACATGTCTACCTATGTTGATTACAAAATCAACCTGGTTGACGACAACAGCTTCACCAAAGCTGCTGGTGTTTCTACCGACAACATCGTTGCACTGGGTCTGACCTACCAGTTCTAA
- a CDS encoding CcdB family protein: protein MLKQFNVYRNPSTMTRDKLPYYMLIQDDCYEDLATRVILPLMRNHQLPLWHSPLAPGINIEFESFLIYAPMITNINTNKINRKDFICNLRDSRHDVISAIDRLLTNT from the coding sequence ATGCTTAAACAATTTAACGTTTATCGTAACCCCTCTACGATGACCCGGGATAAACTGCCTTATTACATGCTTATTCAGGATGATTGCTATGAGGATCTGGCAACACGTGTAATTTTGCCCTTAATGCGAAATCATCAGTTACCCTTATGGCATAGCCCTCTTGCGCCAGGCATAAATATAGAATTCGAATCATTCCTTATTTATGCACCCATGATCACCAACATCAACACTAATAAAATTAACCGAAAAGACTTTATCTGTAATTTACGCGATTCACGTCATGATGTTATTTCAGCCATTGACAGGCTGTTAACCAATACCTGA
- a CDS encoding ABC transporter permease, with the protein MSLVDYAAAARKRVPRLPGISWQPGLWLAWAVIVLAAFAAFAPGLLTHYSPIEGIAGAQRLAPQSGHWLGTDQLGRDVYTRIIYGASHSLSAALAAVTMGLVAGTGLGVIAGAFAGRVESLLMRFVDVLLSIPSLLLSLTVIILLGFGTVNAAIAVGVASIASFARLARGEVVRIRHTDYVEAAFGSGGTFLAVLWRHILPNSLTAVLAFATLQFGQAILALSTLSFLGYGTPPPVPEWGLLIAEGRNYLSTAWWLTTFPGIVVIAVVLATNRISQQFSGGRI; encoded by the coding sequence ATGAGTCTTGTTGATTACGCCGCGGCCGCACGAAAACGCGTGCCCCGGTTGCCCGGTATTTCGTGGCAACCCGGATTATGGCTGGCATGGGCCGTAATTGTGCTTGCCGCATTTGCTGCCTTCGCGCCGGGCCTGCTCACCCACTACAGCCCGATTGAAGGCATCGCGGGTGCGCAACGTCTGGCGCCGCAGTCGGGCCACTGGCTCGGTACCGACCAGCTTGGCCGGGATGTGTATACGCGCATTATTTACGGTGCCTCACACTCCCTGAGCGCTGCGCTGGCTGCCGTTACCATGGGATTAGTCGCCGGAACAGGGCTTGGCGTCATTGCCGGCGCGTTTGCCGGGCGTGTTGAGTCGTTGCTGATGCGCTTTGTCGATGTCCTGCTGTCTATTCCGTCTCTGCTGCTCTCGCTGACGGTCATTATTCTGCTCGGTTTTGGTACCGTAAACGCCGCCATTGCCGTCGGGGTGGCCTCCATCGCCAGCTTCGCCCGGCTGGCGCGCGGTGAAGTGGTCCGTATTCGCCATACGGATTACGTCGAAGCGGCGTTTGGCAGCGGCGGCACATTCCTGGCCGTGCTGTGGCGACACATTCTTCCCAATTCACTCACTGCGGTACTGGCATTTGCCACCTTACAGTTTGGCCAGGCGATTCTGGCGCTCTCTACGCTGAGTTTTCTCGGCTATGGCACGCCGCCGCCCGTCCCGGAGTGGGGACTATTGATCGCTGAGGGACGTAACTATCTCTCCACCGCCTGGTGGTTAACCACCTTCCCGGGCATTGTCGTCATCGCGGTAGTGCTTGCCACCAACCGTATTAGCCAGCAGTTCAGCGGAGGCCGTATATGA
- the araJ gene encoding MFS transporter AraJ, translating to MKKTIFSLALGTFGLGMAEFGIMGVLTELAKDTGISIPSAGNMISFYAFGVVIGAPIVALFSGKFSLKSTLLFLVAMCAVGNAIFTFSTSYTGLAIGRLISGFPHGAIFGVGAIILSKIAPPGKVTLAVAGMIAGMTVANLVGVPLGTWLGHEYNWRYTFLLIAVFDALVILSVIFWVPTLYDKTETRLSEQFHFLKKPEPWLIFAATMFGNAGVFAWFSFVKPFMVNVSGFSEGLMTVIMMLMGLGMVLGNMLSGKLSGRYSPLRIAATTDMVIVASLLLLFAFGEHQTASLVMGFICCAGLFALSAPLQILLLQNAKGGELLGAAGGQVAFNLGSAIGAYFGGMMITLGFSWSYVTLPAAILSFSAMTSLLMYGYLKAKRNQANTHALA from the coding sequence ATGAAAAAGACTATTTTTTCGTTAGCACTTGGCACATTCGGCCTTGGCATGGCTGAATTTGGCATTATGGGTGTGTTAACCGAGCTGGCGAAAGATACGGGGATTTCAATTCCTTCCGCCGGCAATATGATTTCGTTTTATGCCTTCGGTGTAGTGATCGGTGCGCCGATTGTGGCGCTGTTTTCCGGTAAGTTCTCGCTGAAATCAACGCTGCTGTTTTTAGTGGCGATGTGCGCGGTCGGGAATGCCATCTTTACCTTTTCGACCTCCTATACCGGGCTGGCGATAGGGCGCCTGATTTCCGGTTTTCCGCACGGGGCCATTTTTGGCGTGGGTGCCATCATCCTCTCGAAAATCGCCCCTCCGGGTAAGGTAACGCTTGCGGTCGCAGGCATGATTGCCGGGATGACGGTCGCCAATCTGGTGGGTGTCCCTCTAGGGACGTGGCTTGGGCATGAATACAACTGGCGCTACACCTTCTTACTGATTGCCGTGTTCGATGCGCTGGTGATCCTGTCCGTCATTTTCTGGGTGCCAACACTCTACGATAAAACGGAAACCCGGCTCAGCGAGCAGTTTCATTTTCTGAAAAAACCGGAACCCTGGCTTATTTTTGCCGCCACCATGTTTGGCAACGCCGGGGTGTTTGCCTGGTTCAGCTTTGTTAAGCCGTTTATGGTAAATGTCTCTGGTTTTTCAGAAGGGCTGATGACCGTGATCATGATGCTGATGGGGCTGGGCATGGTGTTGGGTAATATGCTGAGCGGTAAATTATCCGGGCGTTATAGCCCGCTGCGCATCGCGGCGACGACCGATATGGTGATTGTCGCCTCATTGTTACTGCTCTTTGCGTTTGGGGAGCACCAGACAGCTTCTCTGGTGATGGGCTTTATTTGCTGCGCTGGGCTGTTTGCCCTCTCGGCACCACTGCAAATACTGCTGCTGCAAAATGCAAAAGGTGGGGAACTGCTGGGTGCTGCGGGTGGTCAGGTGGCATTTAATCTGGGCAGTGCAATTGGTGCCTATTTTGGCGGGATGATGATAACGCTTGGCTTTAGCTGGAGCTACGTCACCTTGCCCGCGGCCATTCTTTCGTTCTCCGCCATGACGTCTCTGCTGATGTATGGCTACCTGAAAGCCAAACGAAATCAGGCTAACACACACGCGTTAGCCTGA
- a CDS encoding IS1-like element IS1B family transposase (programmed frameshift) — protein MASVSISCPSCSATDGVVRNGKSTAGHQRYLCSHCRKTWQLQFTYTASQPGTHQKIIDMAMNGVGCRATARIMGVGLNTIFRHFKKLRPQSVTSRIQPGSDVIVCAEMDEQWGYVGAKSRQRWLFYAYDRLRKTVVAHVFGERTMATLGRLMSLLSPFDVVIWMTDGWPLYESRLKGKLHVISKRYTQRIERHNLNLRQHLARLGRKSLSFSKSVELHDKVIGHYLNIKHYQ, from the exons GTGGCTTCTGTTTCTATCAGCTGTCCCTCCTGTTCAGCTACTGACGGGGTGGTGCGTAACGGCAAAAGCACCGCCGGACATCAGCGCTATCTCTGCTCTCACTGCCGTAAAACATGGCAACTGCAGTTCACTTACACCGCTTCTCAACCCGGTACGCACCAGAAAATCATTGATATGGCCATGAATGGCGTTGGATGCCGGGCAACCGCCCGCATTATGGGCGTTGGCCTCAACACGATTTTCCGCCATT TTAAAAAACTCAGGCCGCAGTCGGTAACCTCGCGCATACAGCCGGGCAGTGACGTCATCGTCTGCGCGGAAATGGACGAACAGTGGGGATACGTCGGGGCTAAATCGCGCCAGCGCTGGCTGTTTTACGCGTATGACAGGCTCCGGAAGACGGTTGTTGCGCACGTATTCGGTGAACGCACTATGGCGACGCTGGGGCGTCTTATGAGCCTGCTGTCACCCTTTGACGTGGTGATATGGATGACGGATGGCTGGCCGCTGTATGAATCCCGCCTGAAGGGAAAGCTGCACGTAATCAGCAAGCGATATACGCAGCGAATTGAGCGGCATAACCTGAATCTGAGGCAGCACCTGGCACGGCTGGGACGGAAGTCGCTGTCGTTCTCAAAATCGGTGGAGCTGCATGACAAAGTCATCGGGCATTATCTGAACATAAAACACTATCAATAA